In Haemorhous mexicanus isolate bHaeMex1 chromosome 36, bHaeMex1.pri, whole genome shotgun sequence, a single genomic region encodes these proteins:
- the LOC132341207 gene encoding uncharacterized protein LOC132341207 isoform X2 translates to MPEHTWDTWGQLCATHLGTPGHTWHIWGQLCASHLGTPGHTWAHLCPSPPTCRHLCPSPHVSPPSPGCSGPTPMSSSPTPVSYGHTPRCSGPSPMCLGPAPCPVAPPPGALAPPPPRCFGGIWGDFGAVFLDVFEKNLDVALTPPELPVQTSPNQSKPVSYPHSNHFKPVSHPSPNQSKPVSHPSLNQFKPVSHPSLNQFKPVSHPSLNQFKPVSHPCPNQFRPVHPSPSQFVPVPPSSVPVHPSPSQFNPSPSQSLPVQSQSIPVPPSPSQSLPVQSQSLPIPPSPSQFNPSPSQSLPVQSQSIPVLPSPSQFNPSPSHPSQFNPSQSQFDPSPSQFRGPSPTSVASEPLPPLISGVGEGRKSQILFFF, encoded by the exons Atgcctgagcacacctgggacacctggggacagctgtgtgccacccacctgggcacac cagggcacacctggcacatctggggacagctgtgtgcctcccacctgggcacacctgggcacacctgggcacacctgtgcccctccccccccacctGTCGCCACCTGTGCCCCTCCCCCCATGTGTCCCCACCCTCCCCCGGCTGCTCTGGCCCCACCCCCATGTCCTCTAGCCCCACCCCTGTGTCCTATGGCCACACCCCCAG GTGCTCTGGCCCCTCCCCCATGTGCCTTGGCCCTGCCCCTTGCCCTGTGGCCCCGCCCCCAGGCGctctggccccgccccctccccgctgttttggggggatttggggggattttggtgcCGTTTTTTTGGACgtttttgaaaaaaacctcGACGTGGCCTTGACCCCCCCGGAgctcccagttcaaaccagtccaaaccagtccaaaccagtatcCTATCCCCATTCAAACCACTTCAAACCagtatcccatcccagtccaaaccagtctaAACCAGTATCCCATCCCAGTCtaaaccagttcaaaccagtatcccatcccagtctaaaccagttcaaaccagtatcccatcccagtctaaaccagttcaaaccagtatcccatccctgtccaaaccagttcagaccagtccatcccagtccctcccagtttgtcccagtccctcccagttcagtcccagtccatcccagtccctcccagttcaatcccagtccatcccagtccctcccagttcaatcccagtccatcccagtccctcccagtccatcccagtccctcccagttcaatcccagtccctcccaatccctcccagtccctcccagttcaatcccagtccatcccagtccctcccagttcaatcccagtccatcccagtccttcccagtccatcccagttcaatcccagtccttcccatCCATCCCAGTTCAATCCTAGTCaatcccagtttgatcccagtccctcccagttccggggcccctcccccaccagcGTTGCCTCtgagcccctcccccccctcatttcgggggtgggggaggggcggaaatcgcaaattttattttttttttaa
- the LOC132341207 gene encoding uncharacterized protein LOC132341207 isoform X1: protein MPEHTWDTWGQLGHVDTPGTPGDTCVPPTWAHLDTPVCRTPGTPGDTWAHLDTPVCHPPGHTWDTWGHLCATHLGTPGHTWHIWGQLCASHLGTPGHTWAHLCPSPPTCRHLCPSPHVSPPSPGCSGPTPMSSSPTPVSYGHTPRCSGPSPMCLGPAPCPVAPPPGALAPPPPRCFGGIWGDFGAVFLDVFEKNLDVALTPPELPVQTSPNQSKPVSYPHSNHFKPVSHPSPNQSKPVSHPSLNQFKPVSHPSLNQFKPVSHPSLNQFKPVSHPCPNQFRPVHPSPSQFVPVPPSSVPVHPSPSQFNPSPSQSLPVQSQSIPVPPSPSQSLPVQSQSLPIPPSPSQFNPSPSQSLPVQSQSIPVLPSPSQFNPSPSHPSQFNPSQSQFDPSPSQFRGPSPTSVASEPLPPLISGVGEGRKSQILFFF from the exons AtgcctgagcacacctgggacacctggggacagctgggacacgtggacacacctgggacacctggggacacctgtgtgccacccacctgggcacacctggacacacctgtgtgccgcacacctggcacacctggggacacctgggcacacctggacacacctgtgTGCCACCCAC ctgggcacacctgggacacctggggacacctgtgtgccacccacctgggcacaccagggcacacctggcacatctggggacagctgtgtgcctcccacctgggcacacctgggcacacctgggcacacctgtgcccctccccccccacctGTCGCCACCTGTGCCCCTCCCCCCATGTGTCCCCACCCTCCCCCGGCTGCTCTGGCCCCACCCCCATGTCCTCTAGCCCCACCCCTGTGTCCTATGGCCACACCCCCAG GTGCTCTGGCCCCTCCCCCATGTGCCTTGGCCCTGCCCCTTGCCCTGTGGCCCCGCCCCCAGGCGctctggccccgccccctccccgctgttttggggggatttggggggattttggtgcCGTTTTTTTGGACgtttttgaaaaaaacctcGACGTGGCCTTGACCCCCCCGGAgctcccagttcaaaccagtccaaaccagtccaaaccagtatcCTATCCCCATTCAAACCACTTCAAACCagtatcccatcccagtccaaaccagtctaAACCAGTATCCCATCCCAGTCtaaaccagttcaaaccagtatcccatcccagtctaaaccagttcaaaccagtatcccatcccagtctaaaccagttcaaaccagtatcccatccctgtccaaaccagttcagaccagtccatcccagtccctcccagtttgtcccagtccctcccagttcagtcccagtccatcccagtccctcccagttcaatcccagtccatcccagtccctcccagttcaatcccagtccatcccagtccctcccagtccatcccagtccctcccagttcaatcccagtccctcccaatccctcccagtccctcccagttcaatcccagtccatcccagtccctcccagttcaatcccagtccatcccagtccttcccagtccatcccagttcaatcccagtccttcccatCCATCCCAGTTCAATCCTAGTCaatcccagtttgatcccagtccctcccagttccggggcccctcccccaccagcGTTGCCTCtgagcccctcccccccctcatttcgggggtgggggaggggcggaaatcgcaaattttattttttttttaa
- the LOC132341209 gene encoding LOW QUALITY PROTEIN: RAC-beta serine/threonine-protein kinase-like (The sequence of the model RefSeq protein was modified relative to this genomic sequence to represent the inferred CDS: deleted 1 base in 1 codon): protein MAEVQVVKEGWLHKRGEYIKTWRPRYFLLKSDGSFIGYKERPESSEHGLPPLNNFSVAECQLMRTERPRPNTFVIRCLQWTTVIERTFHVDTAQEREEWLQAIQAVASRLKRRAPAPEPPELRGSPGEGEDGEAAGKPRSKASMEDFDYLKLLGKGTFGKVILVREKSSGQHYAMKILRKEVVIAKDEVAHTVTESRVLQSSRHPFLTALKYAFQTSDRLCFVLEYANGGELFFHLSRERVFPESRARFYGAEIVSALEYLHSRDVVYRDIKLENLMLDKDGHIKITDFGLCKEGVTDGTTMRTFCGTPEYLAPEVLEDNDYGRAVDWWGLGVVMYEMLCGRLPFYNQDNERLFELILLEELRFPRSLGPESRSLLAGLLKKDPKQRLGGGPGDAREVMEHRFFAGIDWQDVVQRKLVPPFRPQVTSEVDTRYFDEEFTAQSITVTPPERCELLDSPECDHRTHFPQFSYSASIRE from the exons atGGCTGAGGTGCAGGTGGTCAAGGAGGGCTGGCTGCACAAGAGGG gCGAGTACATCAAGACGTGGCGCCCCCGTTATTTCCTGCTCAAGAGCGACGGCTCCTTCATCGGCTACAAGGAGCGGCCCGAGAGCTCCGAGCACGGCCTCCCCCCCCTCAACAACTTCTCCGTGGCCG AGTGCCAGCTGATGAGGACGGAGCGGCCGCGCCCCAACACCTTCGTCATCCGCTGCCTGCAGTGGACCACGGTCATCGAGAGGACCTTCCACGTGGACACGGCCCAGGAGCG CGAGGAGTGGCTCCAGGCCATCCAGGCCGTGGCCTCCCGGCTGAAGAGGCGCGCGccggccccggagccgccgGAGCTCCGGGGATCCCCCGGCGAGGGCGAGGACGGAGAGGCCGCCGGGAAACCCCGCAGCAAGGCC AGCATGGAGGATTTTGATTACCTGAAGCTGCTGGGCAAGGGCACCTTCGGGAAGGTGATCCTGGTGCGCGAGAAGAGCTCGGGCCAGCACTACGCCATGAAGATCCTGCGCAAGGAGGTCGTCATCGCCAAG GACGAGGTGGCGCACACGGTGACCGAGAGCCGcgtcctgcagagcagccgcCACCCCTTCCTGACC gctCTCAAGTACGCCTTCCAGACCAGCGACCGCCTCTGCTTCGTGCTGGAGTACGCCAACGGCGGCGAG CTGTTTTTCCACCTGTCCCGGGAGCGGGTGTTCCCCGAGTCCCGCGCGCGCTTCTACGGCGCCGAGATCGTCTCGGCCCTGGAGTACCTGCACTCGCGGGACGTCGTCTATCGCGACATCAAG CTGGAGAATCTGATGCTGGACAAGGACGGGCACATCAAGATCACGGATTTCGGGCTCTGCAAGGAGGGCGTGACCGACGGCACCACCATGAGAACCTTCTGCGGCACCCCCGAGTACCTGGCGCCcgag GTCCTGGAAGACAACGACTACGGCCGCGCCGTGGACTGGTGGGGGCTGGGCGTGGTCATGTACGAGATGCTCTGCGGGCGCCTCCCCTTCTACAACCAGGAC AACGAGCGGCTCTTCGAGCTCatcctgctggaggagctgcgcTTCCCCCGGTCCCTGGGGCCCGAGAGCCGCTCCCTGCTGGCCGGCCTGCTCAAAAAGGATCCCAAACAAag gctgggcgGCGGCCCAGGTGACGCCCGCGAGGTGATGGAGCATCGCTTCTTCGCGGGCATCGATTGGCAGGACGTGGTGCAGAGGAAG CTGGTGCCGCCCTTCCGGCCGCAGGTGACGTCGGAGGTGGACACCAGGTACTTCGACGAGGAGTTCACGGCGCAGAGCATCACGGTCACGCCCCCCGAGAGAT gtgagctcctggACTCTCCAGAGTGCGACCACCGGACGCATTTCCCGCAGTTCTCCTACTCGGCCAGCATCCGGGAGtga
- the C36H19orf47 gene encoding uncharacterized protein C19orf47 homolog, which produces MATSEWLRFFEDAGIPPGPALGYAVAFVDNRIHKNMLLDLTKELMKELGITVVGDVIAILRHAKVVHRQEMCRAASESLQPEAAGGSRRDQQDHRDQRDPEREHREHRDPCGAAGRMITNSLSRDPAPRAPRNPPGAGISVTVPNGTAKAGGSGPEAPALPPKRRRVTAEAEGAFLISLPKGAAARGRQVLRPPAAPGLGRPSVFERLGAEAKAAAAAGAKPSGVFSRLGAAPEGPEPAGAPADPAGDGADPEALPYAGVLKKRRECSGTAAAAQDGAVSSSGGAWGCGQVSSSCGPRSVFRRLGRKPD; this is translated from the exons CCACCTCGGAGTGGCTCCGTTTCTTCGAGGACGCCGGGATCCCCCCGGGCCCCGCCCTGGGCTACGCCGTGGCCTTCGTGGACAacag GATCCACAAGAACATGCTGCTGGACCTGACCAAGGAGCTGATGAAGGAGCTGGGCATCACCGTGGTGGGCGACGTCATCGCCATCCTGCGCCACGCCAAGGTGGTCCACAGGCAG GAAATGTGCCGGGCGGCCTCGGAGTCGCTGCAGCCCGAGGCCGCGGGGGGATCCCGGCGGGATCAGCAGGATCACCGGGATCAGCGGGATCCTGAGCGGGAGCACCGGGAGCACCGGGATCCCTGCGGGGCCGCCGGCAGGATGATCACCAACAGCCTGAGCCGGGaccccgccccccgcgccccccggaACCCCCCCGGCGCCGGGATCTCCGTCACCGTCCCCAACGGCACCGCCAAGGCCG GCGGATCGGGCCCCGAGGCGCCGGCGCTGCCGCCCAAGCGGCGCCGGGTGACGGCCGAGGCCGAGGGCGCCTTCCTCATCTCGCTGCCCAAGGGCGCCGCGGCCCGCGGCCGCCAGGTCCtgcgcccgcccgccgccccaG GTCTGGGCCGGCCCTCGGTGTTCGAGCGCCTCGGGGCCGAGGCCAAAGCGGCCGCAGCCGCCGGAGCGAAG CCCTCGGGGGTGTTCAGCCGCCTGGGGGCCGCCCCGGAGGGCCCCGAGCCCGCGGGCGCTCCGGCCGATCCGGCGGGTGATGGGGCGGATCCCGAGGCGCTGCCCTACGCCGGCGTGCTGAAGAAGCGCCGGGAATGTTCCGgaacggcggcggcggcgcaggACGGGGCCGTGTCCAGCTCGGGGGGCGCCTGGGGCTGCGGCCAGGTCAGCAGCTCCTGCGGCCCCCGCAGCGTCTTCCGCAGGCTGGGCCGCAAACCCGACTGA